The following coding sequences lie in one Opisthocomus hoazin isolate bOpiHoa1 chromosome 7, bOpiHoa1.hap1, whole genome shotgun sequence genomic window:
- the GPHB5 gene encoding glycoprotein hormone beta-5: MKLHGVLLAALLLLLLAGCGSVLETSAIDLRTFVGCAVREFTFLAKKPGCKGLRVTTDACWGRCETWEKPVLEPPYIKSYHRVCTYNETKMTTVKLPKCDPDVDPFYTYPVAIRCDCDICSTATTECETA, translated from the exons ATGAAGCTCCACGGCGTGCTCCTGGCCgctctgcttctcctgctgctggccgGCTGCGGCAGCGTGCTCGAGACATCTGCCATCGACCTGCGCACCTTTGTCGGCTGCGCTGTGCGCGAGTTCACCTTCCTGGCCAAGAAACCCGGCTGCAAGGGGCTGCGGGTGACGACGGATGCGTGCTGGGGACGCTGCGAGACCTGGGAG AAGCCGGTGCTGGAACCACCTTACATCAAGTCTTACCACCGTGTTTGCACCTACAACGAGACCAAGATGACGACAGTGAAGCTGCCCAAGTGTGACCCGGACGTGGATCCCTTCTACACCTACCCGGTGGCTATCCGCTGCGACTGCGACATCTGCTCCACCGCGACGACCGAATGCGAGACTGCCTGA